TATTGTATTTCACGGGACAAATAACCGGCGTCGCGGCCATTATTCTCGGAATATTCGCCGTCATATTTGTGGTTACGAGCGCCATCGGTTTTTGCCCGCTCTATGTTCCATTCAAGCTTTCGACCATGAAAAAAGAGTCGAAGTAGCATGAAAGGATCCGGACGAATTCCATTGTAACGCCGGAGGCCATACCGGATGTTTTTTGAACCTCCTCCACGGTTTCCTTGGTGGCTGAGACTTCTGGTCTGGATAGGGGACTGGGCCGCAGGGAGAAAAATGATGCCCTCGCGGCTTCTTTCCTGGTATCCCAGGGCTTTGATCAGCTCGGGAATATTTGAAGGTCTGGTAACCCATAAGGACCGGACAGTCAGCGGGAGAATACTGAAGCTTGTCCGAATGCAGGTCTCGTTTGTCGTTTCATGCGCCTTCTGTATCGACATGAATTCCTTTGGTTATGAGAAGGAGCATATAACAAATGAAGAAATCGAAGCTCTCCAGGGAATTCATAATCCTGATGGGGTGCCGACTTTTTCAGAACGGGAAAGGGTCGCTGTTGAATATGCCAGATCCATCTGTAAAACTCCAATCTCTTTTGAAAATGATTTAATCGAGAGGTTAAAACATAACTTCACGGAGCGTGAGATCGTTATTTTGGCTTCCACAGCCGCTCAGGTAAATTACTGGACACGTCTTATACAGGCTCTTGGCATAATGCCTGCCGGATTCACCGATAACTGTCCCATATTAAAGCTCGATTCATATAAAACAAAGTGATGCAGGATAAAATTGGTTCGGATCATTATCATTATACAGTGGATTTAATAATTTTTTTACTATATCGGTACTATACAAGGTAGATGCCTGTAATTGACCGTGAAAAAAATCACGTATCAGCCTCGGGGATTCCGGGGAAACTTCAATTCATCCGGGATGAGGTCCAGCATCGATGCGATGCTCCTCCTCATGTACTCGTACCCGGCATTCTCCCCCTCGATGCCATAGAAATGGAGGCGTCGTATCAGATGTACCAGCTTGATCTTGTCATCCTCTTCGGCCGGCTTCCGCACCATCCAGAGGGTGCGCCAGGTCCGAACGGG
Above is a genomic segment from Spirochaetota bacterium containing:
- a CDS encoding DUF2892 domain-containing protein, whose protein sequence is MKKNMGLIDRIIRVVLAAVVAVLYFTGQITGVAAIILGIFAVIFVVTSAIGFCPLYVPFKLSTMKKESK
- a CDS encoding carboxymuconolactone decarboxylase family protein, with the protein product MFFEPPPRFPWWLRLLVWIGDWAAGRKMMPSRLLSWYPRALISSGIFEGLVTHKDRTVSGRILKLVRMQVSFVVSCAFCIDMNSFGYEKEHITNEEIEALQGIHNPDGVPTFSERERVAVEYARSICKTPISFENDLIERLKHNFTEREIVILASTAAQVNYWTRLIQALGIMPAGFTDNCPILKLDSYKTK